Proteins encoded by one window of Mucilaginibacter inviolabilis:
- a CDS encoding M42 family metallopeptidase — MAKKKSDASTHTPIVNETSLSFFEKYINNPSPTGFEWKGQELWLDYLKPYIDTHYVDNYGTAVGVINPKADYKVVIEAHADEISWFVNYITNDGLIYVIRNGGSDHQIAPSKRVNIHTDKGVVKAVFGWPAIHTRLGGDKEEAPTLKNIFLDCGCTSKEEVENLGIHVGCVITYEDEFMILNDRYYVGRALDNRAGGFMIAEVARLLKENKVKLPFGLYIVNAVQEEIGLRGAEMIASKIEPDVAIVTDVTHDTQTPMINKITQGDLACGKGPVVSYAPAIQNNFNKLLIETAQKANIPFQRQASSRSTGTDTDAFAYSNEGVPSVLISLPLRYMHTTVEMIHKEDVDNVIRLIYELLLNIKAGQDFRYIK; from the coding sequence ATGGCTAAAAAAAAATCTGATGCCTCAACGCATACTCCCATCGTAAACGAAACCTCTCTTTCATTTTTTGAAAAATATATAAACAACCCTTCTCCTACCGGTTTTGAATGGAAAGGCCAGGAATTATGGCTCGATTATCTCAAACCGTATATCGATACCCATTATGTAGATAATTACGGTACCGCGGTAGGTGTTATCAATCCAAAGGCCGATTATAAAGTAGTTATAGAAGCCCATGCTGATGAAATATCCTGGTTTGTAAATTATATTACCAATGACGGATTAATCTATGTGATCCGCAACGGTGGTTCAGACCATCAGATAGCTCCTTCCAAAAGGGTGAACATACATACCGATAAAGGTGTAGTAAAAGCTGTTTTCGGCTGGCCGGCAATTCATACCCGTTTGGGCGGCGATAAAGAAGAAGCGCCAACCTTAAAAAACATTTTTCTTGATTGTGGATGCACATCGAAAGAAGAAGTAGAAAACCTGGGCATCCATGTAGGTTGCGTAATTACCTACGAGGATGAGTTTATGATCCTGAATGATCGTTATTATGTTGGTCGGGCCTTGGATAACCGAGCAGGCGGCTTTATGATAGCAGAGGTTGCCCGTTTATTAAAAGAAAATAAAGTAAAACTACCTTTCGGTTTATATATCGTAAATGCGGTACAGGAAGAAATAGGTTTACGCGGTGCTGAAATGATAGCCAGTAAAATAGAACCTGATGTAGCCATTGTAACCGATGTTACACATGATACACAAACGCCCATGATCAACAAAATAACCCAGGGTGATTTGGCTTGCGGTAAAGGTCCGGTGGTATCATATGCGCCTGCGATTCAAAACAATTTTAACAAGCTGCTCATTGAAACAGCCCAAAAAGCTAATATCCCTTTTCAGCGCCAGGCCTCATCACGTTCAACCGGCACCGATACCGATGCATTCGCTTATTCAAATGAAGGTGTACCTTCGGTATTAATATCTTTACCGCTAAGATACATGCATACCACTGTTGAAATGATCCATAAAGAAGACGTAGATAATGTGATACGCCTCATTTATGAATTATTATTGAATATCAAAGCCGGTCAGGATTTCAGATATATCAAATAA
- a CDS encoding GNAT family N-acetyltransferase, with product MTQTSMIHIEQIRPELTWRLRRQVLYPEQKLHEMEMEEDNHGLHFAAFQDNNVVGVISLFTKGDDYQFRKFAVDGAVQGKGIGTQMLAYITDFARTNGAKRLWCNARVTAISFYINAGFQHTGQLFARQGFEYEILEKYLTP from the coding sequence ATGACACAAACATCCATGATCCATATAGAACAAATACGCCCCGAACTCACCTGGCGCCTGCGCCGGCAGGTGCTTTATCCCGAACAAAAACTGCACGAAATGGAAATGGAAGAGGATAATCATGGCCTGCATTTTGCCGCTTTTCAAGATAATAACGTGGTGGGTGTTATATCTCTGTTTACTAAAGGCGATGATTACCAGTTCCGTAAATTCGCGGTCGACGGGGCTGTACAGGGTAAAGGTATCGGTACCCAAATGCTGGCATATATTACAGATTTTGCCCGCACCAACGGTGCTAAAAGATTATGGTGCAATGCACGGGTAACCGCCATCAGCTTTTACATCAACGCCGGGTTTCAGCACACCGGACAGTTGTTTGCCCGGCAAGGCTTTGAATACGAAATACTGGAAAAATATCTTACTCCTTAA
- a CDS encoding DUF6340 family protein encodes MKLIKLICILFIVGLTSCNVVQYATVPVDYAPKLVFRTDTARILVVNHVVFDSTRINKRKIMALKAAAYSAVTGAEKELKLLPGIKISSIVDSVSFSANKDSVKHLAAKYKANYVLTLDAFNAGLILDNVQYDGNAQIAYYSTKATVTFTLHESNGIFFKKLKGIATEPQDGRFGYSIDGAARNAALDALKDYLPYTITNYRPLYNQGDQMALSVRYILAGRFDLAFKILNPIIDGSDLKQASRAAYNLAVVYEAQGDIDEALDLAKLSNQKQQNDYATTLIAALIKE; translated from the coding sequence GTGAAACTGATTAAGCTAATTTGTATATTATTTATAGTAGGGCTAACCTCTTGTAATGTGGTGCAATATGCCACTGTGCCTGTTGATTATGCCCCCAAGCTGGTATTTAGAACCGATACTGCCCGCATCCTGGTGGTTAACCATGTTGTTTTTGATTCAACCCGCATCAACAAGCGAAAGATCATGGCCCTCAAAGCCGCGGCCTACAGCGCTGTAACCGGGGCCGAGAAAGAACTGAAATTGTTACCAGGTATTAAAATTTCCAGTATTGTAGACTCTGTATCATTTAGCGCTAATAAAGATTCTGTAAAACACCTGGCGGCCAAATACAAGGCCAACTATGTTTTAACGCTTGATGCTTTTAATGCAGGCCTGATACTGGATAATGTACAGTATGACGGCAATGCCCAGATAGCTTATTACAGCACCAAGGCTACAGTGACTTTTACTTTACATGAAAGTAATGGTATTTTCTTTAAAAAGCTCAAGGGTATAGCCACGGAGCCACAGGACGGCAGGTTTGGCTATTCTATTGACGGTGCGGCCCGAAATGCAGCGCTTGATGCATTAAAAGATTATTTGCCTTATACCATTACCAACTACCGGCCGCTTTATAACCAGGGCGATCAGATGGCCCTGTCTGTACGCTATATCCTGGCAGGACGGTTTGATTTGGCCTTTAAGATACTTAACCCCATTATTGACGGATCCGACCTTAAACAAGCCAGCAGGGCCGCTTATAACCTGGCTGTAGTTTACGAGGCACAAGGTGATATTGACGAGGCGCTTGACCTGGCCAAGCTATCTAACCAGAAACAGCAAAATGATTATGCTACCACATTGATTGCAGCGCTGATTAAGGAGTAA
- a CDS encoding nucleotidyltransferase family protein encodes MKPTLLILAAGMASRYGSMKQVDGFGPNGETIIDYSIYDAIKAGFGKVSFIIREEFADNFKAIFEPKLKGRIETDYVYQSFDLTPFGIDKTIERAKPWGTAHAVLAARDQIHEPFCVINADDFYGYDSFEKMAKFLTTEVSDDTYSLIGYQIDRTLSDYGSVSRGVCKVDDEGNMVEINERTEVYFKEDGSVAYKDTTGEHALSNDTRVSMNFWGFTPAIFKQSLHMFQEFVEANENNPKSEFFIPLAADGLIKSGEASFKVIPTGSKWFGVTYKEDKPIVQKSISELVNNGTYPSTLWD; translated from the coding sequence ATGAAACCAACACTCCTTATTTTGGCCGCGGGAATGGCCAGCCGTTATGGCAGTATGAAACAAGTTGACGGCTTTGGCCCCAACGGAGAAACAATTATCGACTATTCCATCTATGATGCTATAAAAGCGGGTTTTGGGAAAGTTAGTTTCATTATCCGTGAAGAATTCGCCGATAATTTTAAGGCTATTTTTGAGCCCAAACTTAAAGGACGTATCGAAACTGATTATGTTTACCAAAGTTTTGATTTAACCCCTTTTGGTATCGATAAAACCATCGAACGCGCCAAACCATGGGGTACAGCCCACGCCGTACTTGCCGCACGTGATCAGATTCATGAGCCTTTTTGCGTGATCAATGCTGATGATTTTTATGGTTATGATTCATTTGAAAAAATGGCCAAATTTTTAACCACCGAAGTTTCTGATGATACCTATTCATTGATCGGTTACCAGATTGACCGGACCTTGTCTGACTATGGCTCGGTATCTCGCGGTGTTTGTAAGGTTGATGACGAAGGCAACATGGTGGAGATTAACGAGCGCACCGAGGTTTATTTTAAAGAAGACGGCAGCGTAGCTTACAAAGACACTACCGGAGAACACGCCTTATCAAACGACACCCGTGTATCTATGAACTTCTGGGGCTTTACACCAGCCATATTTAAGCAAAGCCTGCACATGTTTCAGGAGTTTGTGGAGGCTAATGAAAATAATCCCAAATCAGAATTCTTTATACCACTGGCAGCTGATGGATTGATCAAAAGCGGTGAGGCTTCATTCAAAGTTATCCCTACCGGTTCAAAATGGTTCGGTGTAACTTATAAAGAGGACAAACCTATTGTACAAAAAAGCATATCAGAACTGGTGAATAACGGTACCTATCCATCAACTCTTTGGGATTAA
- a CDS encoding luciferase domain-containing protein yields the protein MFTFIIKYFGFLKFIPGLAIVFDCLLKVLTFITKPTLLDWMDEIETEVLNWDGTFVSMHKYGGLQLNYSGKEIGHIHGNGLLDMLLSRDQKKSLLQHNRIMDHHSFKNTGWISFYICTKDDAQYALELLKLSYKKMSSGNHLLITP from the coding sequence ATGTTTACCTTTATTATAAAATACTTTGGTTTCTTAAAGTTCATTCCAGGGCTGGCTATTGTATTTGATTGCCTGCTTAAAGTATTAACTTTTATAACAAAACCAACATTGCTTGATTGGATGGATGAAATTGAGACCGAAGTTTTAAACTGGGATGGTACATTTGTCAGTATGCATAAATACGGAGGGTTACAACTTAACTACTCCGGGAAAGAAATAGGTCACATACATGGGAACGGATTGTTAGATATGCTACTGAGCCGCGATCAAAAAAAGAGTCTTTTACAACATAACCGCATTATGGATCATCATTCTTTTAAAAATACCGGTTGGATCAGTTTCTACATTTGCACAAAAGACGATGCCCAATATGCACTGGAGCTATTAAAACTATCTTACAAAAAAATGAGTAGTGGCAATCATCTGCTAATTACACCATGA